One window from the genome of Nicotiana tomentosiformis chromosome 5, ASM39032v3, whole genome shotgun sequence encodes:
- the LOC104099848 gene encoding patatin-like protein 6, whose product MACNHLTDMQEPSIDTDKLSYEIFSILESKFLFGYDDQKLWIPKQIAPAVEHHKNVNDVVLTSSPVREGHGVQAIKNQRGKICILSIDGGGMRSILSGKALASLEQALKVKSGNSDARIADYFDVAAGSGVGGIFTTMLFSTKDQNRPLFHAEDTWKLLAEQSKKFYPTKGSNSGGFLRRIICGGGGGDSTGSATDGLEKSMKEAFVDKTGRSLTLKDTLKPVLIPCYDLSSTAPFLFSRADALETDSFDFCLWEVCRATSAEPGVFEPVCMKSVDGKTKCVAVDGGLAMSNPTAAAITHVLHNKQEFPFVRGVEDILVLSLGTGQLLEGSFDYEQVKNWKEKDWARPMARISGDGSADMVDHSVAMAFGQYRSSNYVRIQANGSSFGRCGVNVDADPSPSNVKTLAGIADEMLKQKNVESVLFGGKRIAEQSNLQKLDWFAGELVQEHQKRSCRIAPTVAFKQATPKASQTSLK is encoded by the exons ATGGCGTGTAATCATCTAACAGATATGCAAGAGCCAAGCATAGATACAGATAAGTTAAGCTACGAGATTTTCTCTATTCTAGAAAGCAAGTTCTTATTTGGTTACGATGATCAGAAGCTTTGGATTCCTAAACAAATAGCTCCGGCAGTTGAACATCACAAGAACGTTAACGACGTCGTGTTGACATCTTCACCGGTGCGGGAGGGGCACGGCGTTCAGGCAATCAAAAACCAGAGGGGTAAAATCTGTATCCTCAGCATAGATGGTGGTGGAATGCGAAGCATCCTATCAGGAAAAGCTTTAGCGTCTCTTGAACAGGCGTTGAAGGTTAAATCGGGAAATTCAGATGCTAGAATCGCCGATTATTTCGACGTCGCTGCCGGTTCCGGCGTCGGAGGAATATTCACCACCATGCTCTTCTCCACCAAGGACCAAAACCGCCCCTTGTTTCACGCTGAGGACACGTGGAAGCTTCTAGCGGAACAAAGCAAAAAATTCTACCCTACCAAAGGTTCAAATTCCGGCGGTTTTCTCAGGCGAATTATCTGCGGCGGAGGCGGTGGTGATTCGACCGGTTCAGCAACGGACGGTTTAGAGAAGTCGATGAAGGAGGCCTTTGTAGATAAAACCGGTCGAAGCCTCACGTTAAAGGACACGTTGAAACCTGTTTTGATCCCATGTTACGACCTTTCAAGTACGGCGCCGTTTTTGTTCTCCAGAGCTGATGCTTTAGAAACCGACAGCTTCGACTTCTGTCTATGGGAGGTGTGTAGGGCCACGTCAGCAGAGCCGGGAGTGTTCGAGCCCGTTTGTATGAAGTCCGTCGACGGGAAAACCAAGTGCGTGGCGGTTGACGGCGGATTAGCCATGAGCAACCCGACGGCGGCGGCGATTACCCACGTGCTTCACAACAAGCAAGAATTCCCCTTCGTGAGAGGTGTGGAGGACATTTTGGTACTTTCACTAGGGACAGGTCAGCTCCTAGAAGGAAGCTTTGACTATGAGCAAGTCAAGAATTGGAAGGAAAAGGACTGGGCTCGACCAATGGCTCGAATTTCTGGCGATGGCTCAGCTGATATGGTGGACCACTCAGTTGCCATGGCTTTTGGCCAATATCGTAGCAGTAATTACGTGCGCATTCAG GCTAACGGATCGAGCTTTGGTCGTTGTGGTGTGAATGTAGACGCTGACCCAAGTCCTAGCAATGTGAAAACGCTGGCTGGGATAGCAGATGAAATGCTGAAACAGAAAAATGTAGAGTCTGTGCTTTTCGGTGGCAAGAGAATTGCAGAGCAAAGCAATTTACAGAAACTTGACTGGTTTGCTGGAGAACTAGTGCAAGAGCATCAGAAAAGGAGTTGCCGGATAGCTCCCACTGTTGCATTTAAGCAAGCTACACCAAAAGCTTCCCAAACATCTCTCAAATAA